From Hippoglossus hippoglossus isolate fHipHip1 chromosome 14, fHipHip1.pri, whole genome shotgun sequence:
CACTAGAAAACACTGCGTTATCCCCTCATTGTATCATTTGAACATATGAAAGATTGAAACCATGTTATTTTGTCCTGCtgcatgtggatgtgtgtaCATGTTAACTGTTGAACAGTAATGTGGAGCTGATGCATACAGTACCATGTTTGGATTGGTTTTCTTCGGGTACTCCGGCCTGGTTGACTATGATTGCAGCTGGATTGCTAAAATATATGCCTACTGTTCTTTTGTAGCTCAGTTAAATGCAACATCTagtgcacttctgtccgtcctgggagaggaatccTTAACCTGCAGCTCTTTCTGAGGTTTCTAGTGTTTTTAGGTATTTATTCCTCACTCTTGTcagccctatgaggcaaattgtgatttgtgaatatgggctatacaagtagaattttgatttattgattaattggaGACTTAATTGCCCGTAGTTAATATTAGAGTTTCTGTTTCAGGGACTTTTCTACACCTTCAGATATTTACAACTTTGGGATTTCTCTAAtcaagaaatgaaagaaaaggtgAATGAACAAAAACAGTGTAATAATCACCAGTCTCATGTGCCCTCAGCATCCCCTGAATCCTCTTGTATTATTGATAAGCTGGCTCAGTTATGTAGGTCTCCAATCTGGTCTATAGAATAACAGAACAGAAGAAAGTGTGTGATAATGGTCATCTGAAGTAAAAATCGCTGACtgcatctgtgttttattgcttCTTTCTTTTGGGGGGGGTGTCGTCAGTCTCACACAAGTAAGAATATTTCCGTCgattttaattgttttgaatCTGATGTGATTTTCACAAATGTTGGCTGTTTGGTTTAAGTTACATAATAAAGTGATGCAGACATACTTCCTGCACAGTTGGGGCGGACTAACCCACTTCCTTCCACAGCTCTGGGCTACTTCAACATCTTGTGGTCATGCCATATTTCGATatgctcagtgtgtgtctgaggaaaCTCCCCAGCCTCTTcgctcctttttctttcttggttTCTGAAGGGAcacctcctcctgtctcagATTTGTCTCTATACGCTGATAACcaggttgccatggtgaccCCGTCGCAGCATAGCAACAGCATCAGCACCGGGCAGAGCTCCGGGTCGGACCCCGGGCTGAGCCTGGCCGGTCACACCACGGTGGCCGTGTTCCTCGGGGTCATCCTGGTGCTGGGCTTCCTCTGTAACTTCCTGGCGCTGCTGGTGTTCTCCCGCTTCCACTGGCTGCGGACTCCGGTGAACCTGCTGCTCATCAACATCAGCGCCAGCGACATGCTCGTCTGCATCTTCGGGACACCGCTCAGCTTTGCAGCCAGTGTGCGTGGCAGGTGGCTGACCGGCTCCTACGGCTGCCGGTGGTACGGTTTCTCCAATGCGCTTTTCGGTGAGTGGTCGTGTTGCTCCACAGCTTATTATGAATCTGTGTTAATCAGTGGTGGAGACCAGAGCATGTTGTCACACTTTATAATCTTGGGATCAATACTTCAaattgtttttagtttttttaaatgcatccCAAACGAAAGAACAAAAGTGcttaaatttaattttcataACTCATTTCAGTACAGAGTCATAGTCTATTATCTTGTATTTATGTCAACcgttgttttttattgatttaaatcaTGTATCTCAGACATTTAATTGCACTTGTCTtttaaaactgcagctttttttgtgttgtcttttaacGTTTTGTTTGTGCACACTGTATGTTTTACAGATATGGCTGGAATGACTTGAAACTAGCGAGTGTGCACATGTGGCACATTATCCCAACTAGTCACACTATGTGATGTaagcagcaaaaataaaatgagaacCAGGGCATCTCTGGGTCACTTTttataattcaaatttaaatacaaatatagacAAAAAAAGAGTGATTCAAAAATTATTGTCATCACTAAATCTGAGCTGTTCGTCTTCATGTGGAGCTATTTGACAAATATATCTAAACTATGGCATCACACCAAATCATTGTTGTATCGTCTCTATCTGTCTCCAAGAAAATCAGAGCTTCCTGTTGCAGATATGTTATGTTCCTTCTTCCAGTTATCGATCAGGCTTCCTATCTCAATCTTGGGTCGATATCCCACATAACAAAATAGTTTTGGCCCACATTCGGCCCACATACTGCGTAGAATGTTGGCACTTGGGTGGTTTGCTCCTGTTTGGCAGATCTGGGCAGATCTGATAGTAATAGCAATACCACATTtcaaccaaaggtgccaaaggtAACCCAAATTTGTTTTGTGATATTTAAAAGCCACagtcaccatttaccacatggcccactttaggttcacatcccTTTTGTTCGGGCCACAAGATGCCTGAAGTGGTCCACATCTATCTGGGAGGAAAACTGCAATATAGAAAAGGGGAATCAGTGTCACAACACAAATATGTGGTGACTTTCTTGTATTGTCATCCTTTATTAGAGAGGCCCCCAAAAAtaagacaacacacactcaaaggaATACAACTAAATCaacaaaatagacaaaacagtctctctctctctctctgtcaggtatCGTAtccctggtgtctctctctctgctgtcctTTGAGCGATACTCAGCGTTGCTCCACAGCGCCCAGTCAGACTCCTCTCAGCAGCGCAGGGCCAGGCTCGCCGTGGCAGCCTCCTGGCTCTACTCGCTGGTGTGGACTCTGCCGCCGCTGCTGGGCTGGAGCAGGTCTGTACTTAACCCCACAGTTCACTCAATagatcattcatttattttatctgacgAGGGTAAACCACGGAGGTGAGTATGAAGTGTTTACAAGAAGAACCTTAAAGAAGTGATTTGTTTAATTGTGTCATATACCTCTCTAGTCAATAAATCAATTACTAAGTGGAGGGGTTTTCTTTATcggggccacaatttacacagacaGGCCAATTACATGTCCAGCATCCTACACAATGTCTGATTCAATAAGGTGCACATATAAATTATTCCTTGTTTGCTGTTGGCTTTGTAGGTTTGAGGAAAGCCACACATcgctgaatatattttttaaattgttccatgttcaagcacattgtgttgtttaaaaatctttaaaaaataaaacataataatgacAATTTGTCGTTAGTAAGTTTTTTTAGACACTACTGACAGGAGAAGGGTGCTTCTggagccaatcagatttcagctggggccaatACCCTCTGGCAACGCCCCTGCAATaactacaaaaacacaaacaaccccAAAAAAATGCCAGGAATgactgaatcaaacacacagacacacagtaatTAAACATGTTATTACTTTAAACAGGATTTCATATTTTCCTCTTGAAGATAAAATCCCAAATTGAAAATACCTGGGCCCCCTTCAACTGGACTCTTTTATTACATATACAACTACAACTCAGTTTTTATAAATCGGATAAGATTTGGACCTAAGTGATCATTATGACtccagggagagaaaaacagagaaatgttaAACATATAACACAGAACAGGAACATACTAATGTTAAACCATGTGACATCGGAGAACATGTCCTGTGTTGTGGAGCAGCTACGGGCCTGAGGGTCACGGCACCACCTGCTCGGTCCAGTGGCATCAGCGCTCGGCCACATCTCGCTCCTACGTCAGCTGCCTGTTCGTCTTCTGCCTGCTCCTGCCTCTGATGCTCATGTTGTTCTGCTACGGGAGGATCCTACTGGCCGTACGAGTGGTGGCGAGGCAGGtgagcttgacctttgaccccagtGTGACGTCCAGCTCTACTTCCCCATGCTCActgtgccgtgtgtgtgtgttgctgtctcCAGGTCACCGACATCAACCGGTCGTCAGCTGAGCAGAGGGAGGGCCGTATCCTTCTGATGGTGGTCTCCATGGTGACGGGCTACCTCTTGTGCTGGATGCCATATGGTGTTGTGGCGATGCTCTCCTCCTTTGGACGGCCGGGCATGTTGCCGCCAACTGCCAGTTTAATCCCCGTCCTCCTAGCAAAGGCCAGCACCGTCCTCAACCCTTTTATTTACGTGCTGCTCAACAAGCAGGTAACAGCAGCTCAGTGTAAATACTCCATGTGTCCTTCTAGGAAACCTTATAGGCCCCACCAGTTAATAGTTGGGCTCATACACtggaaatattattttactgtgataaaaaaaactaaaatataactCATAACACTTTAGCTGCTGAACACGAGAGGCCCCAGCAAATTAatggagcagaaaaaaaacccgTTAAACTTTAACTTTCAAACATCCACTAAAAAGTGAGGAGCATCtagtgaggagagagaggttgTCTTAACATCCACTTGTGTATTCAAGGAtgttttatacagtttttatgTCACCAAATCACCGGTTTCCTCTAAATcaagtgttttcttattttgttgcatctctgtttcctctcccactaaaaacaaacatccgCTTAAACCTGTATATGACTCACTAAAGATGCAGTCGCGATTCAGAAGTCTAAAACCAGACTGTTGCCACAGACAAAGAGTTCTGATGTAATCCAGCACTGGTTTATATAGTCTAACTCTTCACATTTACCTTTGCTTTAGACTACACAATTCACATATAACATCTGCTGTGATCAAAGAGATTTCTTTCCTGAAAGCGGAAATGTTCTTGTATAGAGTTAAAGCAACACCCTGCAACATTTTTACATGAAattagcagcttcaaaatgggtttgatggttcactgacttggaatatggagaatgtttcctctttcattctcactcctcaccctgaatgTCTGTTCTTGCTCGGTGTAACTTTGCTGAGTGGTTATTCAAAGCCAGAGTTTATCTtgaatattcagcaggaaacttttaaaatatgaagaattctaaacagagtttggtggatttgttagagcagcagctcttctggttcaggaagccggggatcatgggtaatatccgTCGTTCAGCTGTGTTTCAGCTCAGTGAGTGGGACGACACAGCCAGAGCTCGGGTCAACAGATTGATggaatttgttgttttctctacatgaaaacctcGTCATCGCTCAGACAGAGCCCAACAGGATTAATGAccctgtgtggctgcagagggcgctgttgctcagtaaaagttacatagtgttgctttaacatgCCAGTGCTGCTCTGAAAGTGCTCGTCTCTTCATCACGTGTTTCACtgctcttcacttcctgtgtttgtgtcgctCAGTTCTCCAGATGTTTCCAGAACATGATCAGGTGCAGCTCCGAAGCCCCGCCCACCCCGGGCCACCTCACTCTGCCCAGCAGCGAGGGGGCGTGGCCTCAGCCCCGCAACCTGACAACAGAGGAACTAAATTCACCAAAACACATACCTGCAGCATTCACACCCACCTGCCCCAACCCCACCCTCCATATGGAAGGTTATTAATAGTTAGACATGTTTACCTCATTGTCCTGAGTAGAAATGCACTGTGTTACTTCAGTCCAGTGTTAGTGCATGAGATGTAGCTCATTTTGTTCCCAATATAACCTCATGGATTTGATTCACACTTGAAACTGTAATTCAATTTAACAGCACTCCACTTTACACTCAGGGTAATGTTAAGTAAATTAAAGTcaagaaaaaacaagtttgactACATGGAAGAATGATTTTTTCTGTCCGGTTGTTTTGTTTAGTCATCATTGGAGGGCACTGTGTTTCAGCTGTGAGCTGCACACATTGGATGGATGACAAAACACGTAAACTACATTATAAGGTGACATTTAGGCATGTTTTTATTTCGTGTTGAAcaatacacaacaattacaaATTCTCAGTTTGGAATAAACAACTTTCAATTTCCTGAATGATTGGTCAACGgcaaaataatttattaagaaaataaacatacatcttgAAAAATATACAGTCATTATGCTTCATGGACACTGACTGAAATCTCAGTGAGAAGGAGATTTGTGTAAAGACACATTCACATTAGTGGTGAAGCCATAACGACCGACAGACGCGTTGAAATACTTGCAGGTACGAGGTGTGATAGCGTGATGACGTCTGAACTGCCGTGAGCCTCAGGTTATCCACATACAGCACAAGGGCTGAGATATAAAACTCCGAACCACCCCATGaatctgtattttaaaacaGACTGTGAACAGACAGAACCGCTGCATTCAAGTCTTACGAACAATTCAAAAATACATATGAGACACTATAGAAATGTTCATGAGGTGTAATTGCTGCTTAGCTGGTCTGTGTTTAAGGTGCATCCATGTCGTGGAACAGCGAACAGCTTTCTCTTCTGTTGTTTAACTGGGGTGTGGAGATTGTGCTGTTTTAAAACTctgaggaaggaaaagaaacaacGTTCACTGATCAGTGGAAACATAAAATCTAGACCATCGTGCATCACGCTGCGGCGACTGCCATGTTTTGTTTCAACTGGACAATTGTAAAAATACAGAGACAGTCCAGACAGATACTATATTAAAGTGCCATGTCTCCATTTTACTTTGATTAGGCTTTTGTTAACATAGGAGGAACTGCACTTACGCAAAGTGCCTTAATTTTAGGTGTTTTTTGGTAGATCTTCGTTCatcaagaaaaactaaaaccactctttccagcttctcaaaagCGAGGATTTGCTGTTTTCCAGTGACTGGAGTCACTGTAGACTGGAGTTTGAACTGGTAGACGAAACAAGCCTATTTAACACAgcttaacaacaacacaaatcaaaggatataaaaaatatccatAATTGCACAGTcgtaaaaactatttttttaatattctttcCCCTTTTACAAAAAATAGGCTAAACATTTGTAAAGGAGATAAATGAGCACAATATGTGTCCTTTAAGCTCACCTGTGAGTAGTTGAATGGAGAGGCCATGGGCTCTGGTCGTGTGTAGTTGGGGGGGTTGGCGTGAGGGTCGTAGCCAAGGCGAGCCAGCATGGGGGCGATTTCTGCCATGTCAATCAACACGTCAGAAGGAATGTGTCCCACCCACTTGGCGAGGGCGTCTGTGTTCACGGGCTTCATCACCTGGTCCGTCGAACGCTCAACCCTGCACCGAGGCAAACATGAGCTCAGTTTAAGTGTGTTCGACCGTGATGCCACAAGGAAAAGCTCCGATACAGATAATTGTTATCGGCCAATCTAGAAGAGATAGACCCAGGGATCTGTCGTCTTTAACACAGCCACAATTGAAATTTGAGTCTTTGGTCTGGACTTCATCCATCAAACATTTTCCCGCTGATCTGCATTTCTCTGTGTCCTTGTGAAATGTCATTGGTAGAAAACATAGATAGCGCCGGTTTCCTGTGGCTGAGGTTTGACTCCCCTCACCCTGAACTCTGACCTGCGGATCGATCAATCAATAGAGTTTTAAATTACCTCTGTCGCCTGCCTGTCACTCACACATAGTCATGTCAtgaagaaaatgcttttttcacACTTGACGCATTACTTGACCACAGTAAGTTACGCTTCtcatttcattgtcaacatctgGTGTCGCTCACGTccattgtggttgtgttgtgtttccattgtgtggcttttgtagTCGTCACATACGGATTCGTGTCGGGGCTTTTGTAGTTAAATGCACTTGTGTAAGACGTCTTGGCCACCTTCATCTAAAACGCAGGGAGCTTCAGTTTATTGTGCTGAGGTTTCGAAATATCTGAAAGTGGGAGCGGCCTGGGAAATGAACTTTGACTTCAGCACATATTTGGAAAGATTAGAAGCACCTTACTTTTCCGGAAGATAATATTCAGAGGTAGATATCTGCAAACCTCAGCATGTGAAACTGAAACCATCTGCAGGGTTAGAATCAAGCTTGGTGTCTGCGCACATGCCAAATACTCACttggacagagacacaccaCCGGCCTTGCCAATCAGCTCTTCGTGGTGCAGCACTGATGGATCCCATTGCAGGTCTAGGAAGTGAAGCAacttcctcatttcctcctgtGGTTGGATGACCAGCTGCTCGTAGCTAACAGGGAGACATCTGCCCTTCCCGGCTGCCTGGCACTGATTGAACATGGTCTCCACTGCACTGCTCCACTTGGTCAAACAGTCCCTGTAGCTCGTCAGATCAAAGCCAGAGATGGTCACCTGTGAAAGGAgagatgataaaaacacaacagacctGTCATGACAGGGTCTAAATgcagaaatgcaaaaataatttgGTAGCTTGAATGTTTGGAAAGAGGAAGCCTGTGATGAAATGTTACTGCCTGCAGCCCCGATGATGAAGGGAACCAGCGTACCTTGCGTGATATCATGGAGTGGACGGTGGCCCGTCCGTCTCGTAGCATGAGCACAAACTTTGCTTTAGGGAAGATGCGCGCCAGGTATGAGAGAGACTTCAGGGCAAACGGGTCCTTGTTACAGAGGCGAGGTGCAGGCTCTCCATGGCCGACTATCACCTgaaacacataaacaacaaacagccgAGTTGTTACCTTCAATCCATTATTTTTAatccatacatttttattgttcatATTGAGacatcaaatgtaaatatttcgTCTTATTTGTAAGATAGATGGACACTTATTctattaaatagaaatattttacCCAAGACCCACTAATTATTAcccaggatttttcttttactcctTCCTTACCTCATTTGAATTTGTTGTATGTAATCAATTATTGATTATCGATCATTTAAATTGTGTCACATGGTAGGGATATCTGTGGGATAGGATTTTGTTAAACTATATTGTAACTGCTCTCACATTTTACACATCTGAATAACCTGAAAACCACTGAAGATGATTCCCAaaattgtttgtgtgaaaatgatAAACCACCTCACGTGCTTGATAAAACCACAACTGGTCATTTCAATCAGGCTTTTGTACAAATCAAACAAGATTTGacatgttaaaaataaactttatatgTGCTCCGGGGCAGATTTCATTTCCTTTGGACAGATCCAGGTTAGCTTGTGCACTCTGTTCCCTGTCATAATGCGAATCCAAGTACCTGGCAGGAGTAGCTTCATATTCAACTGGCATGATTACATGGGTGGCATCTTCTCATCTTAGTCCCAATAAGAAAGCAAATACAtgtatttcccaaaaatgttcCTTTAATAATCACCTCTATAGTTTATGtgtcatatacattttttgtactTCTGTATTTAACAACCCTTTACATGTTTCTAGATGCTTAGAGACTTCAATCCCAAAAAATAAGACTAACTGTGctgtaaaagtaaatataacACAATAGACACATTAAttagataaaaacacaagtcaTGTGAAATGTGGggagctgctgcttttctttagtttttaaaCTGTTGAAGAAATTTAAAGTCAACATCTTGGGCTCTTAAGTGACAGGTATGTTCTGACAATTATcagatgaatcaataatgaTACTCAAATGATTAtgctttaaaactttatttgtatattcaCAATTGCCTTTAGTAACATAACAAACTTCCCTTCTGCATCTGTTCATCTGAAAACTTGGTTGTGTAAAGCGTGTTTCGGGCTCAGCTCACCTCTAACAGGAACGCTCGCACGGCTGAATCCAACACCTGGTCAGTGACGCCCGCCTCGTCCAGTCGTATCTTCTCCTTGACCGAGCGGCTCCAGGTGGCCCGCATGGCCAGGAGGCGAGGGATCACTCGGGTCTCTTCCCCGCACCGTACGGCGTTGTGGGCGTCCAGCATGACGCGCATCAGTGTGGTGCCGCTCCTGGGAAAACCTCCGATGAAGATCAGCGGCGTGTCCTCAGGGAATTGCTCGGTGAGGGTttgactctgattggctgaggccAGGTTGAGCTCCATCCATCGGTAGCGGTGGCTTTTTTGAGGGCACTCTATCCCGCTCATGCCCAGGTAGAGCAGCGAGGCGGAGCAGAGGAGCACGCAGCCGAGCAGCAGGTTTGACCTGGTGTTCCTCATGGTATCCGGGTGTGTTTGGGAGTCAGGaagacataaaataatattcaaGGGCACGTGCTTACGTCTTCAATTGCAGTAAAGGTCAGTTGGATGTAGCTTGACAGAGACGCAGTGGAAGGCCTGTTGGAGGCCGGGCCCCCTCACTCCCCTGTCGGTCTGCAGTCTTTGTGTTGGAGAGTGGGATCCGGGCCTGCTGCACTCCACAGCCATGCATGTCTCTTATCCATCAGTCCTACAGCACCAAACACATGAGAAGAACATGTTAGAGCTGCACCGGAATCAGTTTTTGCCTTAAAACCAGTCAATGc
This genomic window contains:
- the LOC117774439 gene encoding pinopsin-like: MPYFDMLSVCLRKLPSLFAPFSFLVSEGTPPPVSDLSLYADNQVAMVTPSQHSNSISTGQSSGSDPGLSLAGHTTVAVFLGVILVLGFLCNFLALLVFSRFHWLRTPVNLLLINISASDMLVCIFGTPLSFAASVRGRWLTGSYGCRWYGFSNALFGIVSLVSLSLLSFERYSALLHSAQSDSSQQRRARLAVAASWLYSLVWTLPPLLGWSSYGPEGHGTTCSVQWHQRSATSRSYVSCLFVFCLLLPLMLMLFCYGRILLAVRVVARQVTDINRSSAEQREGRILLMVVSMVTGYLLCWMPYGVVAMLSSFGRPGMLPPTASLIPVLLAKASTVLNPFIYVLLNKQFSRCFQNMIRCSSEAPPTPGHLTLPSSEGAWPQPRNLTTEELNSPKHIPAAFTPTCPNPTLHMEGY
- the tpst1l gene encoding tyrosylprotein sulfotransferase 1, like: MRNTRSNLLLGCVLLCSASLLYLGMSGIECPQKSHRYRWMELNLASANQSQTLTEQFPEDTPLIFIGGFPRSGTTLMRVMLDAHNAVRCGEETRVIPRLLAMRATWSRSVKEKIRLDEAGVTDQVLDSAVRAFLLEVIVGHGEPAPRLCNKDPFALKSLSYLARIFPKAKFVLMLRDGRATVHSMISRKVTISGFDLTSYRDCLTKWSSAVETMFNQCQAAGKGRCLPVSYEQLVIQPQEEMRKLLHFLDLQWDPSVLHHEELIGKAGGVSLSKVERSTDQVMKPVNTDALAKWVGHIPSDVLIDMAEIAPMLARLGYDPHANPPNYTRPEPMASPFNYSQSFKTAQSPHPS